From one Mustela nigripes isolate SB6536 chromosome 16, MUSNIG.SB6536, whole genome shotgun sequence genomic stretch:
- the BECN1 gene encoding beclin-1 isoform X2 → MEGSKTSSSTMQVSFVCQRCSQPLKLDTSFKILDRVTIQELTAPLLATAQVKPGETQEEEANPGEEPFLETRQDGVSRRFIPPARMMSTESANSFTLIGEASDGGTMENLSRRLKVTGDLFDIMSGQTDVDHPLCEECTDTLLDQLDTQLNVTENECQNYKRCLEILEQMNEDDSEQLQMELKELALEEERLIQELEEVEKNRKMVAENLEKVQAEAERLDQEEAQYQREYSEFKRQQLELDDELKSVENQMRYAQMQLDKLKKTNVFNATFHIWHSGQFGTINNFRLGRLPSVPVEWNEINAAWGQTVLLLHALANKMGLKFQRYRLVPYGNHSYLESLTDKSKELPLYCSGGLRFFWDNKFDHAMVAFLDCVQQFKEEVEKGETRFCLPYRMDVEKGKIEDTGGSGGSYSIKTQFNSEEQWTKALKFMLTNLKWGLAWVSSQFYNK, encoded by the exons ATGGAGGGGTCTAAAACTTCCAGCAGCACCATGCAAGTGAGCTTCGTGTGCCAGCGTTGCAGCCAGCCCCTGAAACTGGACACGAGCTTCAAGATCCTGGATCGTGTCACCATCCAGGAGCTCACAG CTCCATTACTTGCCACTGCCCAGGTGAAACCAGGAGAGACCCAAGAGGAAGAGGCTAACCCAGGAGAG GAGCCGTTTCTTGAAACTCGCCAGGATGGTGTCTCTCGCAGATTCATCCCCCCAGCCAG GATGATGTCTACTGAAAGTGCCAACAGCTTCACTCTGATCGGGGAGGCATCTGACGGCGGCACCATGGAGAACCTCAGCCGAAGACTGAAG GTCACTGGGGACCTTTTTGACATCATGTCAGGCCAGACTGATGTGGACCACCCGCTGTGCGAGGAATGCACAGATACTCTCTTAGACCAGCTCGACACTCAGCTCAACGTCACCGAAAATGAGTGTCAGAACTACAA GCGCTGTCTGGAGATCTTAGAGCAGATGAACGAGGACGACAGTGAACAGCTACAAATGGAGCTAAAGGAGCTGGCACTGGAGGAGGAGAGGCTGatccaggagctggaagaggtgGAAAAGAACCGCAAGATGGTGGCGGAAAATCTTGAGAAGGTCCAGGCTGAGGCTGAGAGACTGGACCAGGAGGAAGCTCA GTACCAGCGGGAGTACAGTGAATTCAAGCGACAACAGCTGGAGCTGGACGATGAGCTGAAGAGCGTGGAAAACCAGATGCGCTATGCCCAGATGCAGCTGGACAAGCTGAAGAAAACCAATGTCTTCAATGCAACCTTCCACATCTG gCACAGTGGACAGTTTGGCACCATCAATAACTTCCGACTGGGTCGCCTGCCCAGTGTGCCCGTGGAATGGAATGAGATCAATGCCGCCTGGGGTCAGACGGTGTTGCTGCTCCACGCCCTGGCCAATAAGATGGGTCTGAAATTTCAGAG GTATCGGCTCGTTCCCTATGGAAACCATTCGTATCTGGAGTCTCTGACAGACAAATCTAAG GAGCTGCCATTATATTGTTCTGGGGGCTTGCGGTTTTTCTGGGACAACAAGTTTGACCATGCCATGGTGGCTTTCCTGGACTGTGTGCAGCAGTTCAAAGAAGAGGTAGAAAAAGGCGAGACACGTTTTTGTCTTCCTTACAG gatggatgtggagaaaggcaagATTGAAGACACAGGAGGCAGTGGCGGCTCCTATTCCATCAAAACCCAGTTTAACTCTGAGGAACAGTGGACAAAAGCTCTCAAGTTCATGCTGACGAATCTCAAGTGGGGGCTTGCTTGGGTGTCCTCACAGTTTTATaacaagtaa
- the BECN1 gene encoding beclin-1 isoform X1 gives MEGSKTSSSTMQVSFVCQRCSQPLKLDTSFKILDRVTIQELTAPLLATAQVKPGETQEEEANPGEEPFLETRQDGVSRRFIPPASPSRPTFELSAPVEDQHGLPLGERMMSTESANSFTLIGEASDGGTMENLSRRLKVTGDLFDIMSGQTDVDHPLCEECTDTLLDQLDTQLNVTENECQNYKRCLEILEQMNEDDSEQLQMELKELALEEERLIQELEEVEKNRKMVAENLEKVQAEAERLDQEEAQYQREYSEFKRQQLELDDELKSVENQMRYAQMQLDKLKKTNVFNATFHIWHSGQFGTINNFRLGRLPSVPVEWNEINAAWGQTVLLLHALANKMGLKFQRYRLVPYGNHSYLESLTDKSKELPLYCSGGLRFFWDNKFDHAMVAFLDCVQQFKEEVEKGETRFCLPYRMDVEKGKIEDTGGSGGSYSIKTQFNSEEQWTKALKFMLTNLKWGLAWVSSQFYNK, from the exons ATGGAGGGGTCTAAAACTTCCAGCAGCACCATGCAAGTGAGCTTCGTGTGCCAGCGTTGCAGCCAGCCCCTGAAACTGGACACGAGCTTCAAGATCCTGGATCGTGTCACCATCCAGGAGCTCACAG CTCCATTACTTGCCACTGCCCAGGTGAAACCAGGAGAGACCCAAGAGGAAGAGGCTAACCCAGGAGAG GAGCCGTTTCTTGAAACTCGCCAGGATGGTGTCTCTCGCAGATTCATCCCCCCAGCCAG TCCATCCAGGCCAACCTTCGAGCTGAGTGCCCCTGTGGAAGACCAGCATGGCCTTCCCTTGGGAGAGAG GATGATGTCTACTGAAAGTGCCAACAGCTTCACTCTGATCGGGGAGGCATCTGACGGCGGCACCATGGAGAACCTCAGCCGAAGACTGAAG GTCACTGGGGACCTTTTTGACATCATGTCAGGCCAGACTGATGTGGACCACCCGCTGTGCGAGGAATGCACAGATACTCTCTTAGACCAGCTCGACACTCAGCTCAACGTCACCGAAAATGAGTGTCAGAACTACAA GCGCTGTCTGGAGATCTTAGAGCAGATGAACGAGGACGACAGTGAACAGCTACAAATGGAGCTAAAGGAGCTGGCACTGGAGGAGGAGAGGCTGatccaggagctggaagaggtgGAAAAGAACCGCAAGATGGTGGCGGAAAATCTTGAGAAGGTCCAGGCTGAGGCTGAGAGACTGGACCAGGAGGAAGCTCA GTACCAGCGGGAGTACAGTGAATTCAAGCGACAACAGCTGGAGCTGGACGATGAGCTGAAGAGCGTGGAAAACCAGATGCGCTATGCCCAGATGCAGCTGGACAAGCTGAAGAAAACCAATGTCTTCAATGCAACCTTCCACATCTG gCACAGTGGACAGTTTGGCACCATCAATAACTTCCGACTGGGTCGCCTGCCCAGTGTGCCCGTGGAATGGAATGAGATCAATGCCGCCTGGGGTCAGACGGTGTTGCTGCTCCACGCCCTGGCCAATAAGATGGGTCTGAAATTTCAGAG GTATCGGCTCGTTCCCTATGGAAACCATTCGTATCTGGAGTCTCTGACAGACAAATCTAAG GAGCTGCCATTATATTGTTCTGGGGGCTTGCGGTTTTTCTGGGACAACAAGTTTGACCATGCCATGGTGGCTTTCCTGGACTGTGTGCAGCAGTTCAAAGAAGAGGTAGAAAAAGGCGAGACACGTTTTTGTCTTCCTTACAG gatggatgtggagaaaggcaagATTGAAGACACAGGAGGCAGTGGCGGCTCCTATTCCATCAAAACCCAGTTTAACTCTGAGGAACAGTGGACAAAAGCTCTCAAGTTCATGCTGACGAATCTCAAGTGGGGGCTTGCTTGGGTGTCCTCACAGTTTTATaacaagtaa